One Phyllopteryx taeniolatus isolate TA_2022b chromosome 3, UOR_Ptae_1.2, whole genome shotgun sequence genomic window, ATATATGTTGCATTGAAAGGAATGCATCAGTGGTGATTAGTATATTTCGTAGCGTCTAATAGACtcgtttaaaataaaacaattcaagaTTGGGTAAAACAAGTGACAGTTACAGCAAACAATAACGACTGGCATTAAAACACGTAGCAGAGTGTTTAGCACTGCTGCTTCACAGCAAGAAGGTCCCGGGTTCGATTCCAGCATGGCCACTCTTAACAGCCTTGCATGAAGACACAGGTTTTAGATCGTGAGGAGATACTAGGAAAATTCAGCACgtattactatttattacattaaaTCGCCACAGCACCTCAATCCCAACCATGTTACAGTGATAAACTGAACCAGTATATCGAGCAAACTGCATTTAgcggtttttttttgttttgtttttttccctaagATTCTATTTACAATTATACAAGATTCCCAAAAGTGGAAGGGGCGCTCCTCCGACAATCAGGGTTGCATGCAGAATGGAAATTACACCTCACTTTACAGGACattttgtcatgtatttttaAAGGGCTAAAAGCAAGGGTGCAAACGTCTGTGCTCACAATATTCGATTTTTGAAAGGGGCGGACAGGCCAGGTCATTTAGATGAggggaacaaaaacatttgaaaagatttcaaataagttaaaaaataatgcatcaataaaatgttttgtttcactcTTGGCTACTGTAGTATTGACAAAATTATTTGAGATAAAtgaatttaattaaaacaatttacattttgaccaattttaggggggaatcagctaaatgaatgcaacaaatatgacagaaCAAGTCACTGgtggtacagtatatttgtttaCTTGCCCGACTGTCTGGTTcccttcccactcagtgactgtgaatggttgtccgctTCTATGTGATCGACTGCCGATAGGCTCGTGCGAGCCGGCCGCCACTCCGAAAAGGATACGTACTCTATAGacaatggatggacggatttcACGGGATTTTTGATCATCTAAACGCTCGGTGGGTTGAATTCAAGAATGTAGCGCTGGGcaccatactttgcccacccctggtctcAAGCCTTGTTGCAATGACAGATGTCCATCATCTGTCGGGTCCAACAAATAAAGTCAAATTCCCTTCTGGAGAAATAAAGTGTCAAAGCAGCACCGTTTACGTTCTCTGCGGGACTattccttttcttttcatttgaacGTTCTGTCTTCCCCAGTTTAAAATTCCATTCTATCATTAACTGCCATCGTGCGTGAGGTTtctacctttcttttttcttttttgaaagaCCTTATGCCATACTTTCTTCTCTTTCGCACAGACATCTTTGAAAGCCATCATCATTACTTTCAAATGGCTTTTACAGTTACGTTGTGGTTCACGTTTGATGACGCTCCATAAATCATCTACAAGGTGGTCTTCCCTCCGTTCAGAAGGCGGGATTATGGGGGAAGGGTCAGAGGTCACGGGTTAGGCAGGCATTGAGCTTTTTTCCACGAGCAGACTGGGTTTGGGCTCTGGCCGGTGAGGTTTGTGCTGAGGGCTGCTGCGAAGGTTGTCATCCATCTGCCAGAAAAGACGCAATGTGAAAATGGGTTGTCGAAATACAGTGCCtacatttttctcttttggCCTTCCATCCATATATCAAACTCAGGGTACGATTGAGTTTTGGAAGTTAGTTCACATGGAAAAtgctaaatgtttgaaaacgcTCTTATTTGCATGCCAGACAAGTAGATGgcaaagtcaaaaaaaaaaaacaccacatgcaTGCGCAGCAACGTCTTATTCAAGTAATGCATTTTCAACACGCTTCATCATTGTATATGTGTAGGCAGGAGTGAAAACCTGACATACGTAAGTAAATATTAGCAGTGCATTCACGTTTGGCTTTTAAGCTCCACgacattgtttttgtgtaaatGCGGAACGGAAACAGCACAATTCTGATTCGTTTACGCTGAACCacccctccaaaaacaaaaacaaaaaacgctccAAGGACAACCTACAGGGCATccggaaaatattcacatgcagcttcttcactttttccacattttgttaggTCACAGcgttattccaaaataaaatagtcattatttatattgtatatatatatataaatataaatatatttccccCCTCAACTCTACACGACACCCCATGATAACAACATACATGCACAAAATTGTGATATTTTggcaaattattgaaataactAAAACTAAGAAATCACCTCTAAGCTGATGTCGGCTGAGAGGTGCTGCAAGGAGAAAAGGCCAAAGATCGCCAAAGATAGTTTGTGGCATTATATTCAAAACGACTTGAGGCTGCAAAAGGTGCATCAACAAAGTACTGAACAAAGCCTGTGAGAACCTTTAGTATGCATATTTATCTTAATAAATGAGCAAAAACCATTCTTAAAAGCTtattgtcattatggggtgatATGTGTATAattttgagggggaaaacaaGCGTTCGACTTGTGAATAAGGctataaacataaaatgtggggaaaaaaagtgaatcaaTATGAATAGCTCCTAGAGGCGTTCGATGTGTTTCTTTTGCCGTTTTTGTCTGATGCTGCATTGTGAACCTTTATCTCCTTATTCTGCAGTTTTCCCCTTTCACGTCACATTCACCAGCCATTTTTTTAGGAACACCTGCACCAACTGTTttatggtgtacctaatgttgtggccagtgtgCATAAGAAAGTGCTGTCAACCATGCAAAGACGGGGGTGGGGAAGAAAAGCAGAAGCACCTTTTCTATCAAGTTGGACTCTTTGTTTACAAGCTGAGTTAGTTTCTGGAGGTTGGCATCCATTGTTTCCTGAACAGATGGGGGAAGACCTGGAAAAACAAGGACTCCCATGGAAAAAGCACAGAGCTGGCCAAGCTTTAGTGGAACAGCAGGAAGAGTTAACCCCTCAAAAGCCATCAAGCACGAAGATCTGTGTGTGTTGATGCTAAAGCGGGACTTGTTCCCTGCGCGTGTACACATCTTACACGGGTGTGCGGAGCTGAAATAGCCCGCCAGGATGTTGTCGCAGAAGTGCGTGACGTTCTCCAGCTGTCTGAGGTGGCTCTGCAGGGGGCTGTTGGGGAGGTGGGCCTTGTGGAGCGGAGccacaaaaccaaacacaaaagCATCCAGGCTGGTGGGtctacaaacacaaaaaaagttacaaatacCCGAAAGTGCACTGCAAGAAAGTGAGAAACTATATTCATCTACTACTCCGTTCACATTTCATACACTGAGTAGGAATAACCGCCTCAAGAGTGAGCTCTTATTTATTACGTCTGAAGCAAATGGATTTCAATTACTATTGTCTACTGTGAATGTTTGCCATTTCTACGTACAAGTTTCCAAAGAAGTAGCTTGCTGCTCCCAGTCTGTAGGAGAGGAGATTCAGGCACTCCTTAGCATCACTGTACAGCTGACACAGCGAGAAACAACAGTGaggaaaatatgacaacaggTACAAGTTCACTTGTTTTTATGATGAAAGCCTGCTTTGTTTACCTTTCCTTCCAGCTCCGTGATTCTGCATTGCCGCGACCCTCCGTTGGTCAGCAGGACGCGGGAGCGGGCGCTGTCGGCATGACGACCGGGCACGAGGAAATTCAGGGGGAACGGCGAACGGGAGGCAAACCACGGCCGTGTCACATTGGCGTAGTTTTCTGCATCCAACCAGAAAGTGTGCAACTGTGAGGTGGAGGACAAAGAATCAGTAGTCACACTTGCAACATTTATCGGTGTTCAAGATTGAGGAGGGCTCTGGATACCAATGCAGGTTGAAGTTTCTCCTGGAGGAGAGCAATGTACGCCATGGTGTCAGCTCCTTGACGGGCAGTCAGCTCGTAGTCGGCATTAAACCTCTGAAAACCACACAAATTAAATTCACGCGCTTGAGCGCGTACAAGGCTTGCACTCATACCTGCTTTCGCAGGAAGTTGAGAATCTGTGAGGGCTCTTTCACTGACGTGTCGCCACAAATTAGCTCAGGCACTGTTgctgtttcaaaacaaacaaacaaacaaacaaacaacaacacttaTCCAAAAATCGAAGCATTTTTCAAACCCTGGTAATGATTCTGCTTCAGCCCACCTGTCAGAGTTTTCCATGTCCAGTCTATAGGAGAAATCTTCACTTTGGCCCCAGAAAATTTGGCATAtgcctgaaagaaaagaaacaaaacaaccaacaacaacaactgaattaACATAGATGGTAAGAAAAGCCAGGTACGCAAGAAAGGTACGCATGGATAAAGCCCCACATACATTTTCAGAATGATAAAGGGGCATTTTTCAATCGCATCACCAAGATTCAAGATGGTGAGCACGCAACGTTGCAAACGTCTCCAGGACGCATCTGGAAATATTTGAGAGGCTGCCGGTCAtgatagctaaaaaaaaaaaatcagctttcGTCCATCCGTCGGCATCAGAAATACTCTCCGCTGTAGCCACAAACGCACAAGAACTCAtcaatacagtattttctttgaAAGCAAAAGTAGATATCGTACGTCCATATATTTGCACGGCAGATCCAGTATCTTATTAAAAGATTCTGCAATGATCATAAATGATCATGAAATGATCTGAAATCCGACAATCAGCAAAGCAAGTCGAACTAGACTACGAATCCGCCCGTTGAGTTTCAGGCGTGCCAGGTTGCAGCAAAAGCACACTTGACCACTAATTAGGAATTCATTTAACATTATGGCATTACCTAATGCCACATGGCTAAATGCTAGCTAAAATTGCAGAAGGACTAATAGTGGCAAATCTGTGGAGGCAGCCTTGTATagataatacaatacaatacaatacaaatgacAACTAAGTAACTCTCAGGAATTTGACTCTGTACTGACCTTGACGGAACACGTTTTGCTCTTAATGTCTGACAAACAGCCACAGAGCTCGGACAAAACTCACAGTCACTAATGTTCACACGTTGCGTCTGCGGACATGTTTAATAACGACCGCCTGTTCCGTTCTTAACAAGCGACGCGGACCGACTCGGTTAGCATGGAAGCTAACCGGAGAGGAGACGGCGAAAGAGGAAACAACGTCGCGCCGGGGAAAGTGACGTGTGTAACGGCCTTGTCCGCGCAAACGAACGCGAAGGTTACCAGGACGACGAGCGACTCGCTGTGGACCGACGGCAGACCCCAGTCGCCTCCCCAGCATCGTAGCTCCATGGCGGCCGCCATGTTTGCTCCGAGGAAGGCGGTCGCTCCCTCGCTGACGTCACACATTGCTAACCATAACGTCGGCGCCCGCCCGGGTGACGTCACTTTTCTGCAAGCACCCGGCCACGCGTGGAAGACACTCTTCACTCGTAGCTGTTACTGCTATCCAATAGGGAAGTCAAGTCAAAAAAGCCCTTCTCTATCTGTCACCTACTTTACAACGACTTGTAACTTTTATTCCCTACATTTGAACACAGATATTTATACTTttctactttgtcaaaataaactCCACGGATAACGAcaggaatgttaaaaaaaaaaaaaaaaaaagacagtgggctatttatttatttattttttaaatcagtttatttATTATCTATTAATATTATCTAGCATAAATCCGACTCGATGCGTGGCGTAACAGGGCAGAGGCGGGTAAGACGGCGGTGTAGGTAATTTGGTCGCCAGCGCAACAACAGACGGACATCTGCGATGCCGAGGGTGTGATCGCAGCCGACTTCAgtcctgtccaatcaaagcggctcctctcattccctttaaatgcggcgCGCTAGTTGCACATTGACAGTTTCTGAAatggcagaagaagaaaaaacttaCTTGCTCGAGTCCGGGAGTTCAAAGTGCACAAAGTACGTTTATATTGAACTGCAAGCGGACCTCCACGGTCAATGAGATCACAAATAGtattcttttttcttgaaatattcgATGTGTGTTATTGTAAAGATCTTCAATCCAATAACTGCGCCTTGAAGTGGCCACTTGGAGACCGCCCTCATCCACGATCCTTCGTGCTGGCCA contains:
- the mtx3 gene encoding metaxin-3 isoform X1, giving the protein MCDVSEGATAFLGANMAAAMELRCWGGDWGLPSVHSESLVVLAYAKFSGAKVKISPIDWTWKTLTATVPELICGDTSVKEPSQILNFLRKQRFNADYELTARQGADTMAYIALLQEKLQPALLHTFWLDAENYANVTRPWFASRSPFPLNFLVPGRHADSARSRVLLTNGGSRQCRITELEGKLYSDAKECLNLLSYRLGAASYFFGNLPTSLDAFVFGFVAPLHKAHLPNSPLQSHLRQLENVTHFCDNILAGYFSSAHPCLPPSVQETMDANLQKLTQLVNKESNLIEKMDDNLRSSPQHKPHRPEPKPSLLVEKSSMPA
- the mtx3 gene encoding metaxin-3 isoform X2; amino-acid sequence: MPLYHSENAYAKFSGAKVKISPIDWTWKTLTATVPELICGDTSVKEPSQILNFLRKQRFNADYELTARQGADTMAYIALLQEKLQPALLHTFWLDAENYANVTRPWFASRSPFPLNFLVPGRHADSARSRVLLTNGGSRQCRITELEGKLYSDAKECLNLLSYRLGAASYFFGNLPTSLDAFVFGFVAPLHKAHLPNSPLQSHLRQLENVTHFCDNILAGYFSSAHPCLPPSVQETMDANLQKLTQLVNKESNLIEKMDDNLRSSPQHKPHRPEPKPSLLVEKSSMPA
- the mtx3 gene encoding metaxin-3 isoform X3, translating into MCDVSEGATAFLGANMAAAMELRCWGGDWGLPSVHSESLVVLAYAKFSGAKVKISPIDWTWKTLTATVPELICGDTSVKEPSQILNFLRKQRFNADYELTARQGADTMAYIALLQEKLQPALLHTFWLDAENYANVTRPWFASRSPFPLNFLVPGRHADSARSRVLLTNGGSRQCRITELEGKLYSDAKECLNLLSYRLGAASYFFGNLPTSLDAFVFGFVAPLHKAHLPNSPLQSHLRQLENVTHFCDNILAGYFSSAHPYG